Below is a genomic region from Ferrovum sp. PN-J185.
CTGTAATGTATTTGGTGCATTTGCACTAACGAAAGGTTTAATACACATACTTGAACAAGCTCATGATGCTTCTGTTATTTTTACCATTGAGCATCACGGCTTAACACTTCCTCCATTATGGGGAGGATTTGGTTTAACACAAAATACCGTGTTAAACCTTATGCAATTATTTGCTAGAGAATATCAAAATAACCTATCTATCAGGTTTAACCTAATTGCTCCAGGCCCCATAGCAACCCCTATGCGTATCAGGACACATCCAGGAGAAATCAATCAAGATCAACGTCCTGCAAGCTTATTAATAGAACCTTTTCTTTATTGGATGAGTGATGCCAGTCGTGGCAGAACTGGGGAAATTATAGAGTTAAATAACTATACTGAAGGGGCGTGATCACGTAAGAGTGTCAACGCCTCATCAACTCTATCTACTGTATAGAGGGTGATTCCTTCAATAGATTGTTTAGCACGATTGGCTTTTGGGATAAGTGCATGGGTGAAACCTAATTTTGCCGCTTCCTTTAATCTCTCCTGACCTTTTTGTACTGGACGAATCTCACCTGACAGACCAATCTCTCCAAAAATGACCCATTGCGGTGGTAGAGGTACCCCTCTAAAACTACTTACCGCTGCAGCTACAATCGCCAAATCTGCAGCAGGTTCTGTAATTTTCACCCCTGCAACGGCATTAATAAATACATCCTGATTATGACAATAGATACCTGCGTGACGGGTTAAAACAGCAAGTAACATAGCTAATCTATTTTGCTCCAAGCCTACTGTTAATCGCCTCGGGACAGATTGATGAGACTCAGCAACTAAGGCTTGTATTTCTACCGCCATTGGTCTTGTACCTTCAAGTGTTACAGTAATTGACGATCCAGGCACGGGATGGTCATAGTGTGATAAAAAAAGCGCTGAAGGATTTGTTACTTCTTTAAGTCCTGTCTCTGTCATGGCAAATACACCAAGCTCATTAACGGCACCAAAACGATTTTTTATGGCGCGTATTAATCTAAAGCTGGAACTGCCTTCACCTTCAAAATACAACACCGTATCTACAATATGCTCTAATACTCTTGGCCCTGCTATGGTCCCTTCTTTGGTAACGTGCCCCACCATCACCATCATGACTCCTAATGATTTGGCAACACGGGTTAACTGTGCAGCACACTCACGTACTTGGCTAACAGAACCGGGAGCAGAATTAAGAGCTTCACTGTATACAGTTTGAATAGAGTCAATCACCACTAAATTTGGCTGACCCTCTTCAATTACTCGAATAATTTTCTCTAATTGAATTTCAGAGAGAATTTCTGCCTCTCCTGTTTTCAATCTTAATCTTTCAGCACGCCCCGCTACTTGTTCAGGGGATTCCTCTCCTGTTACATATAAAACCTGTAAACCATTCAAACCAACCTGAGTCAGTGTTTGTAGTAATAACGTGGATTTTCCAATACCAGGGTCACCCCCTAAAAGTATTACTCCACCCCTGACAAATCCCCCCCCAAGTACTCTATTTAACTCTGCCATACCAGATGAAATACGCTCAATACTTTGTTGACTTACATCACTCAAGCGTTGCGGTTTTTGAGTTTCATTAAGAGGTTTAAAACGAGAGGGAGAAGATTCTATGACTGTTTCTACTAAAGAGTTCCACACCTGACAATGAGGGCATTGGCCCTGCCATTTGGGGCTTTGTCCACCACACTCAGTACAGGTATATAGAGTTTTACTTTTCGCCACAAGTATTAATAATCGTTTGACTGAAAATTAGTTGCTGAAGCATAGTTTTCAAAACGAGTGTAATGACCCAAAAAGGTTAAAGGTACTGTCCCAATAGGACCATTACGTTGTTTACCAATTATGATTTCAGCCATGCCTTTATCAGGTGAATCTGGATTATAGACCTCATCGCGGTATATAAATAAAATAACGTCAGCATCTTGCTCAATAGCACCTGATTCACGTAAATCAGACATTACGGGTCTCTTATTTGGCCTTTGTTCCAAACCGCGATTAAGCTGAGACAATGCAACAACCGGAACATTTAATTCTTTTGCTAACGCTTTTAATGAACGTGAAATTTCAGAAATTTCAGTGGCTCTATTTTCACCGCCAGAGGTTGAGGACATTAATTGCAAATAATCCACAACGATTAATCCTAAACCGCCATATTGACGATGTAAGCGACGTGACCGTGCTCGTAAGTCGAGAGGATTTAATGCTGGGGTTTCATCAATGTGAATGGGCACGTCATTAAGTTCTTCAAGCGCGCGTGATACACGTCTAAAATCTTCTTCTTTTAAACGACCAGTACGTAATTGATGAGCATCTAAACGACCATGAAAACTTAAAATCCTCATGGCAAGTTGATTAGACGACATCTCCATACTAAATACGGCAACAGGTAATTTTGATTCAATACCGACATGGCCTGCAATATTCAAAGCAAAAGCTGTTTTTCCCATAGAAGGACGACCAGCAACGATAATTAAATCGCCTTTTTGAAAACCAGACGTTTTCTCATCCAAGTCAACAAAGCCTGTAGGTATTCCTGTTACAGGGTCATGATTTCCCGCTCGGTACAGCTCATCAACTTGTTCAACCACCTGAGCTAAAGGTTCTTTCAACACCACAAAACCTTGGGCGTGTTTAGCTCCTTTTTCTGCGATATTAAATACTTTTGCTTCAGCTTCATCTAATAATGCCCTAGCATCTCGTCCTGACGGATTAAAAGCAGACTCAGTAATATCAGAACCCACTTGAACGAGCGCACGCATAATGGAGCGTTCACGTACAATCTCAGCATAACGACGAATATTAGCAGAACTGGGCACAGATTGAGCTATGGAGCCAATATAAGCTAAACCGCCAAGGCCTTCTAATTCACCACGTAATGACAATTCATCACACAATGTTAATACATCAGCGGGCTTACCTTTATCAACTAAGGAGAGAATAGCACGGTAAATTTTACGATGGTCTTCACGATAGAAATCTGCTTCATTAATTAAATCACCCACTTTATCCCAAGCGTGATTATCAAGAAGCAACCCTCCAAGAACAGACTGTTCCGCCTCAATATTATGAGGCGGAACACGAAGATTGGCAGAACGAAAATCGTCAGCCATATACAGCTTAAGAACTATTCGGCAACCACTGAAACAGAAATATCAGCCATTACATCACTATGGAGGGCCACAGTAATTGTATAATCGCCAACTGTCTTCAATGGGCCGTTTGGTAAACGAATTTCTGATTTAGCAGCTTCAACACCTTTGGCTTTTAACGCATCCACAATATCATGGTTGGTTACAGAACCAAATAATCGTCCATCTACCCCTGCTTTTTGTGTAACGGTTACTGTCATACCAGCTAATTTTTCAGCACGAACTTTAGCTTGATTCAACTCTTCTGCTTGCTGTTTTTCTAACTCAGCACGGCGAGCTTCAAACTCTTTTTTATTAGCATCAGTAGCACGTTTTGCCTTGCCCTGAGGAATTAAAAAGTTTCTAGCATAACCTTCTTTTACTTTTACGATGTCACCTAATTGACCTAGGTTAACAACTTTTTCCATGAGGATCACTTCCATGGTTTTCTCCTTAGTGCAAGTCTGTGTAAGGCAATAATGCCAAGAAACGGGCGCGCTTAACAGCAACACCTAATTGACGTTGGTAACGAGCTTTGGTACCAGTAATTCTTGCTGGAATAATCTTACCATTCTCGTTGATAAAATCCTTTAATAGATCTACGTCTTTATAATCTACCCATTCAATTTTTTCGGCTGTAAAACGACAAAATTTACGACGACGAAACATACTGGCATTTTTTGCCTGATTGTTGCGTGGTTCCTTCTTCATATCTTTTCTAGGCATTTTTATACTCCATTACTCAATTTAAATTGATTCACTTTTATGACTAATTCTTTACTGTTTGCATGCTTTTTAATCAACTGACCCTTTACAACAACCGTTGTAGGAAAAACCAATTGACTCAATGCAAGCGCCTGTTCAGCATAAGCCGTAACGATTACGTTTAGAGAAGCGTTCGAGTATTCAGTTTCTCTATCCCCTATTTTGTGTAATAAAACACCCACAAAACTTGCCACACCTGCTGGGGTATATCTAAGAGATTCTTGAGACTGAAGAACCCCCTCTAACACAACTTCATTACGCATTACTATGCAGAAACGGGCTCCGTACTATCACCATCACGCATTATTAAATCTTCGCGAGGAGCACGTTTTTCTTCGCGCATCATAGGTGACATTTCGGTAACAGGCCCTTTCATTTGAATAGTCAAATGACGAAGAACCGCATCATTGAAACGGAAAGCGTTTTCAATCTCCGCGAGAACTTCACTGGTACATTCAACATTCATTAAAACATAATGAGCTTTGTGAATCTTTTGAATTGGGTAGGCAAGTTGACGACGACCCCAGTCTTCAAAACGATGAACCTGACCACCGCCTTGGGTTACCATGTTTTTGTAACGCTCTACCATGGCGCCAACTTGTTCACTTTGATCGGGATGAACAATAAATACTATTTCATAATGCCGCATAATTACTCCTTATGGTTAAGCCAAAATTGGCAAAGCCAGCTTTGTGGCAATAAAAGCTAGCAAGGTTGAGAAAAGCTCTTTATTTTAACTAAAAATCATATAGTTAGCAAATTTGTCTAGACAACACTCTTTTCGCGTCTTTTAGTCTCATATAAACATACCCCAGCAGCAACAGAGACATTCAATGATTCTACCGAGCCAAACATAGGAATTCTCACTAATTGATCGCACGTTTCACGTGTCAAACGACGTAATCCTTCGCCTTCAGCCCCAAGCACCCATGCCAGTGGTTGACTGAAACTTGCGTTCATAATATCGTCTTTTGCTTGATCATCTGTTCCAATAACCCATACCTGTTGATCTTTTAGATCTCTTAGTGTTCTTGCTAAGTTAGTCACTGGAATATAGGGCACCATATCCATCGCCCCTGATGCAACCTTTGCTACAGTAGGAGATAGAGCAACTGATCTGTCTTTGGGGGCAATAATGGCATGAACCCCCATTGCATCTGCTACACGTAGACACGCACCTAGATTATGGGGGTCTTGTATGCCATCTAACACAAGAAGTAATAAGTTATTCTGGTAAGTATCTACTAAATGATCAATATCATTTATTAAAGGTACAGCACTAGCAATGGCAACAATCCCTTGATGCCTTCTTGTACCCGTTAGACCATGTAAGCGTTGTACATCAACATGCTTAAATTCAATGCTCTTTTCTTCCAAAAGGGCTTTGATGTCTTGCATTCGTTGATCATGCCTTTCTTGGTCAACATAAATTTCTTGTAGCGTATCAGGATAATGCCTTAATCGACTTTTAATAGCATGAAAGCCGTAAATAATAGCTGTTTTCT
It encodes:
- a CDS encoding SDR family NAD(P)-dependent oxidoreductase, with product MPLLLENKTILVTGAGSGLGKEMSIAYAKQGATVLLLGKSLDKLNQTYDQIVEKGYITPVIVPLNLETLTESQVTELALIIENQCSGLNGILHCASRFVPLGPLSSQHVDQWKNAFNCNVFGAFALTKGLIHILEQAHDASVIFTIEHHGLTLPPLWGGFGLTQNTVLNLMQLFAREYQNNLSIRFNLIAPGPIATPMRIRTHPGEINQDQRPASLLIEPFLYWMSDASRGRTGEIIELNNYTEGA
- the radA gene encoding DNA repair protein RadA, whose amino-acid sequence is MAKSKTLYTCTECGGQSPKWQGQCPHCQVWNSLVETVIESSPSRFKPLNETQKPQRLSDVSQQSIERISSGMAELNRVLGGGFVRGGVILLGGDPGIGKSTLLLQTLTQVGLNGLQVLYVTGEESPEQVAGRAERLRLKTGEAEILSEIQLEKIIRVIEEGQPNLVVIDSIQTVYSEALNSAPGSVSQVRECAAQLTRVAKSLGVMMVMVGHVTKEGTIAGPRVLEHIVDTVLYFEGEGSSSFRLIRAIKNRFGAVNELGVFAMTETGLKEVTNPSALFLSHYDHPVPGSSITVTLEGTRPMAVEIQALVAESHQSVPRRLTVGLEQNRLAMLLAVLTRHAGIYCHNQDVFINAVAGVKITEPAADLAIVAAAVSSFRGVPLPPQWVIFGEIGLSGEIRPVQKGQERLKEAAKLGFTHALIPKANRAKQSIEGITLYTVDRVDEALTLLRDHAPSV
- the dnaB gene encoding replicative DNA helicase, coding for MADDFRSANLRVPPHNIEAEQSVLGGLLLDNHAWDKVGDLINEADFYREDHRKIYRAILSLVDKGKPADVLTLCDELSLRGELEGLGGLAYIGSIAQSVPSSANIRRYAEIVRERSIMRALVQVGSDITESAFNPSGRDARALLDEAEAKVFNIAEKGAKHAQGFVVLKEPLAQVVEQVDELYRAGNHDPVTGIPTGFVDLDEKTSGFQKGDLIIVAGRPSMGKTAFALNIAGHVGIESKLPVAVFSMEMSSNQLAMRILSFHGRLDAHQLRTGRLKEEDFRRVSRALEELNDVPIHIDETPALNPLDLRARSRRLHRQYGGLGLIVVDYLQLMSSTSGGENRATEISEISRSLKALAKELNVPVVALSQLNRGLEQRPNKRPVMSDLRESGAIEQDADVILFIYRDEVYNPDSPDKGMAEIIIGKQRNGPIGTVPLTFLGHYTRFENYASATNFQSNDY
- the rplI gene encoding 50S ribosomal protein L9, translated to MEVILMEKVVNLGQLGDIVKVKEGYARNFLIPQGKAKRATDANKKEFEARRAELEKQQAEELNQAKVRAEKLAGMTVTVTQKAGVDGRLFGSVTNHDIVDALKAKGVEAAKSEIRLPNGPLKTVGDYTITVALHSDVMADISVSVVAE
- the rpsR gene encoding 30S ribosomal protein S18, whose amino-acid sequence is MPRKDMKKEPRNNQAKNASMFRRRKFCRFTAEKIEWVDYKDVDLLKDFINENGKIIPARITGTKARYQRQLGVAVKRARFLALLPYTDLH
- the rpsF gene encoding 30S ribosomal protein S6, whose amino-acid sequence is MRHYEIVFIVHPDQSEQVGAMVERYKNMVTQGGGQVHRFEDWGRRQLAYPIQKIHKAHYVLMNVECTSEVLAEIENAFRFNDAVLRHLTIQMKGPVTEMSPMMREEKRAPREDLIMRDGDSTEPVSA
- the rlmB gene encoding 23S rRNA (guanosine(2251)-2'-O)-methyltransferase RlmB, whose amino-acid sequence is MKKTAIIYGFHAIKSRLRHYPDTLQEIYVDQERHDQRMQDIKALLEEKSIEFKHVDVQRLHGLTGTRRHQGIVAIASAVPLINDIDHLVDTYQNNLLLLVLDGIQDPHNLGACLRVADAMGVHAIIAPKDRSVALSPTVAKVASGAMDMVPYIPVTNLARTLRDLKDQQVWVIGTDDQAKDDIMNASFSQPLAWVLGAEGEGLRRLTRETCDQLVRIPMFGSVESLNVSVAAGVCLYETKRREKSVV